In one window of Burkholderia cenocepacia DNA:
- the gmd gene encoding GDP-mannose 4,6-dehydratase: MTVAIITGITGQDGAYLAELLLEKGYTVYGTYRRTSSVNFWRIDELGVSNHPNLHLAEYDLTDLGASIRLLQTTQATEVYNLAAQSFVGVSFDQPATTAEITGIGALNLLEAIRTVNPAIRFYQASTSEMFGKVQAVPQVESTPFYPRSPYGVAKLYAHWMTINYRESYNIFGCSGILFNHESPLRGREFVTRKITDSLAKIRLGKLDVLELGNLDAKRDWGYAKEYVEGMWRMLQAERPDTYVLATNRTETVRDFVSMAAQAAGIELAWQGAGENETGVDTRTGKAVVKVSPKFYRPAEVDLLIGNPEKASKELGWVPKTTLEQLCQMMVEADIRRIEAGFSF, translated from the coding sequence ATGACTGTTGCAATCATCACTGGCATTACCGGGCAAGACGGCGCGTATCTTGCGGAGCTGCTTCTCGAGAAGGGCTACACCGTCTACGGCACCTATCGGCGCACCAGCTCGGTGAACTTCTGGCGAATCGACGAGCTCGGCGTCAGCAATCATCCTAATCTTCACCTCGCCGAATACGACCTGACCGATCTTGGCGCAAGCATTCGCCTGCTTCAGACGACGCAAGCGACCGAGGTCTACAACCTGGCGGCCCAAAGTTTCGTCGGCGTGTCGTTCGATCAGCCGGCAACCACCGCCGAGATTACCGGTATCGGCGCGCTCAACCTGCTCGAGGCGATTCGCACGGTCAATCCTGCGATCCGCTTCTACCAGGCCAGCACGTCGGAAATGTTCGGCAAGGTACAGGCCGTACCGCAGGTTGAAAGCACGCCTTTCTATCCGCGCAGTCCGTACGGCGTCGCAAAGCTTTACGCGCACTGGATGACGATCAACTATCGCGAGAGCTACAACATCTTCGGCTGCAGCGGCATCCTGTTCAACCACGAATCGCCGCTGCGCGGGCGCGAATTCGTGACGCGGAAGATTACGGACAGTCTGGCGAAGATCCGTCTCGGCAAGCTCGACGTGCTGGAACTCGGCAACCTCGACGCCAAGCGTGACTGGGGCTATGCGAAGGAGTACGTCGAAGGCATGTGGCGCATGCTGCAGGCGGAACGCCCCGATACCTACGTGCTTGCGACGAACCGGACCGAGACGGTGCGGGATTTCGTGTCGATGGCAGCCCAGGCGGCAGGCATCGAACTCGCGTGGCAAGGTGCGGGCGAAAACGAGACGGGCGTCGATACCCGAACCGGCAAGGCCGTGGTCAAGGTCAGCCCGAAATTTTACCGGCCCGCCGAAGTCGATCTGCTCATCGGCAACCCCGAGAAGGCGAGCAAGGAACTCGGCTGGGTGCCGAAGACGACGCTCGAGCAGCTTTGCCAGATGATGGTCGAGGCGGACATTCGTCGCATCGAAGCAGGCTTCTCGTTCTAA
- a CDS encoding ABC transporter ATP-binding protein, producing MAHIELKNVTLDLPIYDVQGRSLKKQVLRMGRRNRIAEGNDGVIVVRALDDLSFRFDRGDRVGLIGHNGAGKSTLLRAMAGIYPPTAGSLSRVGKAVPLLDISLGMDENSTGMQNIRLRGLLLGMTDAEIRKKQNDIADFSELGDYLDLPIRTYSSGMKMRLAFAVSTAVDAEILLLDEVMGVGDASFMHKAEARLEELHDRAEIVVLAMHSNKEIRKVCNKALWMERGRVRAFGEVDDVVSQYAASVGE from the coding sequence ATGGCACACATTGAACTGAAGAACGTGACGCTGGATTTGCCGATCTACGACGTCCAGGGCCGCTCGCTGAAGAAACAGGTGCTTCGCATGGGGCGACGCAACCGGATCGCGGAGGGCAACGACGGCGTCATCGTCGTACGGGCGCTCGACGATCTGAGTTTCCGCTTCGATCGAGGCGATCGCGTGGGGCTCATTGGTCACAACGGCGCGGGAAAGTCGACGCTGCTGCGCGCGATGGCCGGCATTTATCCTCCGACAGCCGGCTCGCTGTCACGCGTGGGCAAGGCCGTGCCGCTGCTCGACATCAGCCTCGGCATGGACGAGAACTCGACCGGTATGCAGAACATCCGGTTGCGCGGCCTGCTGCTCGGCATGACTGACGCGGAGATTCGCAAAAAGCAGAACGATATCGCTGATTTCAGTGAATTGGGCGACTACCTCGATCTGCCGATCCGTACCTATTCGAGCGGCATGAAGATGCGGCTTGCATTCGCCGTGTCCACGGCGGTCGACGCCGAGATCCTGCTGCTCGATGAAGTGATGGGCGTGGGCGATGCGTCGTTCATGCACAAGGCCGAGGCGCGTCTCGAGGAACTGCACGACCGCGCCGAGATCGTTGTGCTCGCGATGCACTCGAACAAGGAGATCCGCAAGGTGTGCAACAAGGCGCTGTGGATGGAGCGCGGGCGTGTGCGCGCTTTCGGGGAAGTCGACGACGTCGTGTCGCAATATGCTGCTTCGGTGGGGGAGTGA
- a CDS encoding NAD-dependent epimerase/dehydratase family protein, translated as MAKVFVTGLDGFTGRYMAEELIRSGHEVCGIVHKPVAAAPWRTHVCDLLDTDALVRVLSDEKPDAVVHLAAIAFVQHGDVGAIYQTNVVGTRNLLDALTRAACQPRAVLLASSANVYGNSDREIIDESTAPAPANDYAISKLAMEMVARMWQDKLPIVIVRPFNYTGVGQDERFLLPKIVRHFSARAERIELGNLNVVRDFSDVRMVVAAYRKLIEADFAGRTFNVCSGIGYSLQDVLATVQELSGHELEVAVNPQFVRANEVHKLVGNCRALEHAIGSTHAIPLRNTLAWMLERP; from the coding sequence ATGGCAAAAGTTTTCGTCACGGGCCTGGACGGATTTACCGGCCGCTATATGGCGGAGGAGTTGATCCGCTCGGGGCACGAAGTTTGCGGGATCGTTCACAAGCCGGTTGCCGCTGCGCCGTGGCGAACGCACGTATGCGATCTGCTTGATACCGACGCGCTGGTTCGCGTGCTGTCCGACGAAAAACCGGATGCCGTCGTGCATCTGGCGGCCATTGCGTTCGTTCAGCACGGCGATGTCGGCGCGATCTATCAGACCAACGTGGTCGGGACGCGCAATCTGCTTGATGCGCTGACGCGCGCCGCATGTCAGCCGCGAGCCGTGTTGTTGGCAAGCAGTGCGAACGTCTATGGCAATTCCGATCGGGAAATCATCGACGAATCCACTGCGCCGGCGCCCGCAAACGATTACGCAATCAGCAAGCTGGCGATGGAAATGGTCGCGCGCATGTGGCAGGACAAACTTCCGATCGTCATCGTGCGGCCGTTCAATTACACGGGCGTCGGTCAGGACGAGCGATTCCTGCTGCCCAAGATCGTTCGACATTTCAGCGCGCGCGCAGAGCGCATCGAGTTGGGCAATCTGAATGTCGTGCGAGATTTCTCGGATGTGCGCATGGTGGTCGCCGCGTACCGGAAGTTGATCGAAGCCGACTTCGCAGGACGCACGTTCAACGTCTGCTCAGGTATCGGGTATTCGCTGCAGGACGTCTTGGCGACGGTGCAGGAACTATCCGGGCATGAACTCGAGGTGGCGGTGAATCCGCAGTTCGTGCGCGCGAACGAGGTCCACAAGCTCGTCGGAAATTGCCGGGCGCTTGAACACGCGATCGGTTCGACTCACGCGATACCGCTTCGCAATACGCTTGCATGGATGCTCGAACGTCCATGA
- a CDS encoding glycosyltransferase family 2 protein gives MKLRKARSFVNRVAGDGGLRLVVRKAYGIFRREGVAGIRSRIAWLRAGAPGVIDPVLYAEWVRRYDQVDDATRAAIRERIAGFANPPLISVVMPVYNPDPAWLAEAIESIRGQLYPHWELCIADDVSTNPAIRPLLERYASQDPRIKVAFRQKNGHISAASNTALELVTGTWVALFDHDDLLPEQALYCVADVIERDPSIRMIYSDEDKIDGSGKRREPYFKCDWNPDLFLSQNMFSHLGVFQKALLDEVGGFREGYEGSQDYDLALRCVERAGAAAIHHIPRVLYHWRVHAESTSSGTDAKPYAVVAGERALNDHFERTGVRGVAEYAGNGYRARYALPDPAPLVSLIIPTRNGLNLIRQCITSIVGKTTYTRYEIVIVDNGSDDPDTLNYLASLENDVRFRILRDDRPFNFAALCNAAVEVASGEVVGLVNNDIEVISPDWLTEMVSIALQPGVGAVGAKLLYPNDTVQHAGVVLGLGGVAGHVHKHIPRGSFGYFGRASLIGAFSAVTAACMIVRKAAYREVAGMNERDLGVAFNDIDFCLRLLKAGYRNVWTPYAELYHHESATRGYEDDPVKQARFDGETEYMQKHWGELLRNDSSYSPNLTLNEEDIGLAWPSRVGALV, from the coding sequence ATGAAGTTGCGCAAAGCACGCTCGTTCGTGAACCGGGTGGCGGGTGACGGTGGATTGCGACTGGTCGTGCGCAAGGCTTACGGTATCTTCCGCCGGGAAGGAGTTGCCGGCATCAGAAGCCGGATCGCATGGTTGCGCGCGGGCGCGCCGGGTGTCATCGATCCGGTTCTCTATGCAGAATGGGTTCGCCGTTACGATCAGGTTGACGACGCAACGCGCGCGGCCATTCGCGAGCGTATCGCCGGTTTCGCGAATCCGCCGCTGATTTCAGTGGTGATGCCCGTCTACAATCCCGATCCCGCTTGGCTGGCGGAGGCGATCGAGTCCATCCGCGGACAACTTTATCCGCATTGGGAACTCTGCATTGCCGACGACGTGTCGACGAATCCGGCCATCCGCCCGCTGCTCGAACGTTACGCCTCCCAAGACCCGCGGATCAAGGTCGCGTTCCGGCAGAAGAACGGCCATATTTCTGCCGCATCGAATACTGCGCTCGAACTCGTGACGGGCACGTGGGTCGCGCTGTTCGATCACGACGACCTGTTGCCGGAGCAGGCGCTTTATTGTGTCGCGGATGTGATCGAACGCGATCCGTCGATTCGAATGATCTATTCTGATGAAGACAAGATCGATGGCTCGGGCAAGCGCCGTGAACCGTACTTCAAGTGCGACTGGAACCCCGATCTGTTCCTTTCACAGAACATGTTCAGTCATCTGGGTGTGTTTCAAAAGGCGCTGCTCGACGAAGTCGGCGGTTTCCGCGAGGGGTATGAGGGGTCTCAGGACTATGATCTGGCCCTTCGCTGTGTCGAGCGTGCGGGCGCGGCTGCAATTCATCACATTCCACGGGTGCTGTATCACTGGCGGGTTCATGCTGAAAGCACCTCGTCGGGGACCGACGCCAAGCCCTACGCGGTAGTGGCCGGTGAGCGGGCGCTCAACGACCACTTCGAGCGAACGGGTGTCCGCGGTGTGGCGGAGTACGCAGGAAACGGCTACCGTGCGCGGTATGCGTTGCCGGATCCGGCGCCGCTCGTCAGCCTGATCATCCCGACCCGAAACGGGCTGAACCTGATTCGGCAGTGCATCACGAGCATTGTTGGCAAGACGACGTACACACGCTACGAAATCGTCATCGTCGACAACGGCTCGGATGATCCAGACACACTGAATTACCTCGCGTCGCTCGAGAACGACGTGCGTTTCCGGATATTGCGCGACGATCGGCCGTTCAATTTCGCGGCGTTGTGCAATGCGGCCGTCGAGGTGGCGAGCGGCGAGGTCGTCGGACTGGTCAACAACGATATCGAGGTGATTTCTCCCGATTGGTTGACGGAAATGGTCAGTATTGCATTGCAACCGGGCGTCGGCGCGGTGGGCGCGAAACTGCTCTATCCGAACGACACCGTCCAGCATGCCGGCGTGGTGCTGGGGCTTGGCGGCGTGGCGGGACATGTACACAAACACATTCCTCGCGGATCGTTCGGGTACTTCGGTCGCGCCAGCCTGATCGGCGCCTTCTCCGCAGTGACCGCTGCATGCATGATCGTGCGCAAGGCTGCCTATCGCGAAGTGGCTGGAATGAACGAACGGGATCTGGGTGTCGCGTTCAACGATATCGACTTCTGTCTTCGCTTGCTGAAGGCCGGCTATCGCAATGTCTGGACGCCGTATGCGGAGCTGTATCACCATGAGTCGGCGACGCGTGGTTACGAGGACGATCCTGTCAAACAGGCTCGATTCGACGGCGAGACCGAGTACATGCAAAAGCACTGGGGAGAGCTGCTGCGGAATGATTCCTCATACAGTCCAAATCTGACGTTGAACGAAGAGGATATCGGTCTGGCCTGGCCGTCACGGGTGGGCGCGCTCGTCTGA
- a CDS encoding mannose-1-phosphate guanylyltransferase/mannose-6-phosphate isomerase — translation MNIFPVVLCGGSGTRLWPLSRGGYPKQYLKLAGEHTLVQQTVLRLQGVPGVEAPIMITNAEQRFIVADQLRSIDVAASAVVLEPVGRNTAPAVAAAALLAMEQSPDALLLVLPSDHVILSDAIFAKLADTARDIANDGHLVTFGIEPTKPHTGYGYIRSGNALASHDDAFRVDAFVEKPDAETAARFVSEGGYYWNSGMFMLKASVYLDELKRFEPAVLEQVTLSVKQAKRDEDFVRLDADAFQECPNISIDYAVMEKTDHAVMVAAAGLNWSDIGSWAALADISDTDDTGNTLSGDVLTDDVSDSYIRADHRMVTAIGVKDLIIVETADAVLVTHRDQSERVKKIVERLSASGRHESVTHRKVIRPWGSYESIDQGERFQVKRIIVNPGSSLSLQMHHHRAEHWVVVRGTARVFNGDQVILLSENQSTYIPLGVTHRLQNPGKIPLELIEVQSGSYLGEDDIVRLDDNYGRDVVAAKGN, via the coding sequence GTGAACATCTTCCCTGTAGTTCTGTGCGGCGGTAGCGGCACCCGTCTTTGGCCGTTGTCCCGGGGCGGTTATCCCAAGCAGTACCTCAAGCTGGCCGGAGAACACACGCTGGTTCAGCAGACCGTGCTGCGTCTGCAGGGCGTGCCCGGCGTCGAAGCGCCGATCATGATCACGAATGCGGAACAACGCTTCATCGTGGCCGATCAGTTGCGCAGCATCGACGTGGCCGCGTCGGCGGTCGTTCTGGAGCCGGTAGGGCGCAATACGGCGCCCGCGGTCGCGGCGGCGGCGTTGCTTGCGATGGAGCAGTCGCCGGACGCGTTGCTGCTCGTGTTGCCGTCCGACCACGTGATCCTGAGCGATGCGATTTTCGCGAAGCTGGCGGACACGGCGCGCGATATCGCAAACGACGGGCATCTCGTCACGTTCGGTATCGAGCCGACCAAGCCGCACACCGGCTACGGCTACATCCGCAGCGGGAACGCATTGGCGTCGCATGACGACGCGTTCCGTGTCGATGCATTCGTCGAGAAACCGGATGCGGAAACGGCGGCGCGGTTCGTGTCGGAAGGCGGTTATTACTGGAACAGCGGCATGTTCATGCTGAAGGCGTCGGTGTATCTCGACGAACTCAAGCGATTCGAGCCAGCCGTGCTCGAGCAGGTCACGCTGTCGGTCAAGCAGGCAAAGCGCGACGAGGATTTCGTCCGACTTGACGCCGATGCATTCCAGGAATGCCCGAACATCTCGATCGACTATGCGGTGATGGAGAAAACCGACCATGCGGTGATGGTCGCGGCCGCAGGTCTGAACTGGAGCGATATCGGCTCATGGGCCGCGCTCGCGGATATTTCGGATACCGACGATACGGGCAATACGCTGTCGGGCGACGTCCTGACTGACGATGTTTCCGATAGTTATATCCGGGCCGATCATCGAATGGTCACGGCCATCGGCGTCAAGGATCTGATCATCGTCGAAACGGCGGACGCGGTCCTCGTCACGCATCGCGACCAGTCCGAGCGTGTGAAGAAGATCGTCGAGCGTCTCAGCGCGTCGGGGCGACACGAGTCGGTGACGCACCGGAAGGTCATCCGGCCGTGGGGTTCGTACGAGAGTATCGATCAGGGTGAACGCTTTCAGGTCAAGCGCATTATCGTCAACCCGGGCTCGTCGCTCAGCCTTCAGATGCACCATCATCGGGCTGAACACTGGGTCGTTGTCCGCGGTACCGCGCGCGTCTTCAACGGCGACCAGGTCATTTTGCTGAGCGAGAATCAGTCGACCTATATTCCGCTGGGCGTGACGCATCGCTTGCAGAACCCGGGGAAGATTCCGCTCGAACTGATCGAGGTTCAATCGGGCTCGTATCTCGGTGAAGACGACATCGTGCGTCTCGACGACAACTACGGGCGCGATGTCGTCGCGGCGAAGGGCAATTAA